A region of Carassius auratus strain Wakin chromosome 11, ASM336829v1, whole genome shotgun sequence DNA encodes the following proteins:
- the LOC113110966 gene encoding ELAV-like protein 1 isoform X5, whose amino-acid sequence MAVRRGHIRYLKEEYDMPNGYEDHMGDEPSDAKTNLIINYLPQNMSQEELRSLFSSIGEVESAKLIRDKMGGHSLGYGFVNYVNPNDAERAINTLNGLRLQSKTIKVSYARPSSDSIKDANLYISGLPKTMTQKDVEDMFTQYGHIINSRILVDQASGNYSVLQFSIVKVFWVSTLFVGLSYLLGLSRGVAFIRFDKRSEAEEAIKDLNGSKPAGASEPITVKFAASPNQTKNSQLISQLYPTQSRRFGGPVHHQAQRFRFSPMSVDHMSGASGMNVSGSSSSGWCIFIYNLGQDVDEGILWQMFGPFGAVTNVKVIRDFNTNKCKGFGFVTMTNYEEAAMAIASLNGYRMGDRVLQVSFKTSKSHK is encoded by the exons ATGGCCGTCAGAAGAGGACACATAAGGTATTTAAAA GAAGAATACGACATGCCGAACGGTTACGAGGACCACATGGGCGATGAGCCGAGTGATGCGAAAACCAACCTGATCATCAACTATCTGCCCCAGAACATGAGTCAGGAGGAGCTTCGGAGTCTCTTCAGCAGCATTGGCGAGGTGGAGTCGGCCAAACTCATAAGAGACAAGATGGGAG GCCACAGTTTAGGGTACGGATTTGTTAACTATGTTAACCCTAATGATGCAGAAAGGGCAATCAATACACTCAATGGCCTGAGACTACAGTCTAAAACTATCAAG GTGTCATATGCCAGGCCGAGCTCTGACAGCATCAAAGATGCCAACCTGTACATCAGCGGTTTACCCAAGACCATGACTCAGAAGGATGTAGAGGACATGTTTACCCAGTACGGGCATATCATAAACTCCCGCATACTGGTCGATCAGGCCTCTGGTAATTATTCTGTCCTGCAATTTTCCATCGTGAAAGTATTCTGGGTCTCAACTCTTTTTGTGGGGCTTTCTTACCTGTTAGGCCTATCTCGTGGAGTTGCGTTCATCCGTTTCGATAAGAGGTCTGAAGCGGAGGAAGCCATCAAGGATCTTAATGGATCCAAACCAGCTGGTGCCTCTGAACCAATCACAGTGAAGTTTGCTGCCAGTCCAAACCAGACCAAGAATTCCCAGCTGATCTCTCAGCTTTACCCCACTCAGTCCCGTCGGTTTGGAGGACCTGTTCATCACCAGGCGCAGCGCTTCAG GTTTTCACCCATGAGTGTTGACCACATGAGCGGTGCCTCTGGGATGAACGTGTCTGGCAGCTCTTCCTCTGGATGGTGTATCTTCATCTACAACTTGGGTCAGGATGTCGACGAAGGCATCCTGTGGCAGATGTTCGGTCCGTTCGGTGCTGTCACCAACGTCAAGGTCATCCGTGACTTTAACACCAACAAATGCAAAGGTTTTGGGTTTGTTACCATGACAAATTACGAAGAGGCTGCAATGGCCATCGCTAGCCTGAACGGATACCGCATGGGAGACAGAGTCCTGCAAGTGTCGTTCAAAACCAGCAAGTCTCACAAGtaa